One window of Cohnella hashimotonis genomic DNA carries:
- a CDS encoding DUF4073 domain-containing protein gives MKLKTLRMVAMLLAFLLLLQPLLGGWSFSSRASAETITPLEQINEALNDNDAEALMSALTDPDANLTLPAGFADWTLQDKTDVSQFLKGFIQPSQDNGYESLAQVQYMLNMIGVLYASRDGVSIDIISGKIKQLLALSSDLKTLFPNSPDIDMYKETIDQIAALSPADRQIFDTFIQNQYVMSTVQGNNTPLVIAMIVFHPEGQAPSFSQPQTAEQMFEVLMGLLYYAENISGLKEEYEDIPLADIGIDLSKAQTVLGTDLEADEPTIRNWLALAQQMLDRRPEAGYASVADIQSVIDDFLTLRAVNQAIENDDVEGLLSALIDEDLGLRLPGGFNGWSDTAKRSWAATFMSLFGNDSGSGSPNPSNRFSYSSLAQIQYVSDLAAIPVVLLKDQSLPTIGKAVDDAFAKFAEFGTVFSDYEGAEMIAKMSEAYSALTPVEKYIYKYSLYITLATAVNEQPVDNEEETGNGEGIGTGSLIYFLLGSFATYPQVAINSVTTPEMMSTSLGVLFQQVQMTYESFKQAYPKIDIEAWELDLSKLGNLNPEDETMAELSDWMLNKRPEGGYADLAAIQSTFDQFFTPAAPSVTADDNADKLVGADATMEYSTDNGTTWKSYDPENAPVFSNYVTVLVRVKASGVRAASPTTSVSFNVPYSPPSSTTTETVYVDVQGSNGSGLARTPVTRTTDASGKVTDTVTLSSDISKEAVDKAKAQNGTTVRIVLPDSGDKVSEVRVNIPQAALTQLNDGKMNLELSTGDGVITVPVASLSGFGQDLYFRLVPVKTEEGRVQVETRAKQEKAVQEFVKNESIKIYGRPMEIETNLQSREATLFLPLKSGLPADSTERNRILNHLGIYAEHSDGTKELLQGKVVTVNNVTGIQFTVQKFSTFALVYMDGLNGTQTPTVHTPYINGFGTDFRPEATVTRAQMAAMLARNLPDTTVTTGTAADSDVRSGHWAINEILKAKATGIMGGITEDMFDPEGAVTRAQMATIAARWLQKGPTAAQITPVPGSTAGYGDVAADHWAADAISSVSAAGIMTGYAGQTFKPDQKLTRAEAVKVLNRLFDRGPLSGATAVTFTDVPATHWAYSEVEEAATNHTFTVDAQGVEHIAAP, from the coding sequence ATGAAACTTAAAACCTTGCGAATGGTCGCGATGCTGCTCGCCTTCCTGCTCCTGCTTCAACCTTTGCTGGGCGGATGGAGTTTCTCAAGTCGCGCAAGCGCAGAGACAATTACGCCGCTTGAGCAAATTAACGAAGCGCTGAATGACAACGATGCCGAAGCATTAATGTCAGCGCTTACAGATCCGGACGCCAACCTTACGCTGCCGGCTGGCTTCGCCGATTGGACCTTGCAAGACAAAACGGATGTCTCTCAGTTTCTTAAAGGGTTCATCCAACCCTCGCAAGATAACGGTTATGAGAGCTTGGCGCAAGTGCAATATATGCTGAACATGATCGGCGTTTTGTATGCCTCGCGAGATGGCGTCAGCATAGACATCATTAGCGGGAAGATCAAGCAATTACTCGCGTTGTCGTCCGACCTCAAAACGCTCTTCCCGAATTCCCCGGACATTGACATGTACAAAGAAACGATTGACCAAATCGCCGCGCTGTCTCCCGCCGACCGTCAAATCTTCGACACTTTTATTCAAAATCAATATGTCATGAGCACCGTTCAGGGAAATAATACCCCTCTCGTTATTGCAATGATCGTTTTCCATCCTGAGGGTCAGGCGCCGAGCTTTAGCCAGCCGCAGACCGCTGAACAAATGTTTGAAGTTCTAATGGGGCTGCTATATTATGCGGAAAACATCTCCGGCCTTAAAGAGGAGTATGAGGATATTCCGTTGGCAGATATCGGTATTGACCTCAGCAAAGCCCAAACTGTATTGGGAACTGATCTGGAAGCCGACGAGCCGACGATACGAAATTGGTTGGCGCTAGCCCAACAAATGCTCGATCGGCGCCCCGAAGCCGGCTATGCGAGCGTCGCCGACATTCAGTCCGTCATCGACGACTTCTTGACGCTTCGCGCCGTGAACCAAGCCATCGAGAACGATGACGTCGAGGGCTTGCTGTCCGCGCTGATCGACGAAGATCTCGGCCTGCGGCTGCCCGGGGGCTTCAATGGATGGAGCGACACAGCCAAGCGCTCCTGGGCCGCGACCTTCATGAGCCTCTTCGGAAATGACAGCGGAAGCGGCAGTCCGAACCCAAGCAACCGCTTCTCGTACAGCAGCTTGGCCCAAATCCAGTATGTCTCGGATCTGGCCGCGATTCCGGTTGTCTTGCTGAAAGACCAGAGCCTCCCGACGATCGGTAAAGCGGTCGACGACGCGTTCGCCAAGTTCGCCGAGTTCGGAACGGTTTTCTCTGATTACGAAGGCGCCGAAATGATCGCCAAGATGAGCGAAGCCTATTCCGCGCTGACGCCGGTCGAAAAATATATTTACAAATACTCCCTCTATATTACGCTCGCGACTGCGGTGAACGAACAACCGGTCGATAACGAAGAAGAAACTGGAAATGGCGAAGGCATAGGAACCGGCAGCCTGATCTATTTCCTGCTGGGCTCCTTTGCGACCTATCCACAAGTGGCCATTAACAGCGTGACTACGCCGGAAATGATGTCTACTTCGCTTGGGGTTTTGTTCCAGCAAGTCCAGATGACATACGAGAGCTTCAAGCAAGCTTACCCGAAAATCGATATCGAAGCTTGGGAGCTCGACCTTTCAAAATTGGGTAATCTGAACCCGGAAGACGAAACAATGGCGGAACTCAGCGACTGGATGCTGAACAAGCGCCCCGAAGGCGGCTATGCCGATCTTGCTGCCATCCAGTCGACCTTCGATCAGTTCTTCACGCCGGCCGCGCCTTCGGTCACGGCCGACGACAATGCGGACAAGCTTGTCGGCGCCGATGCGACGATGGAGTACTCGACCGACAACGGCACGACCTGGAAGAGCTATGATCCCGAAAATGCGCCGGTCTTCTCCAACTATGTCACCGTCCTCGTTCGCGTCAAGGCGAGCGGCGTGAGGGCGGCGAGCCCGACGACCAGCGTCTCTTTTAACGTACCGTACAGCCCGCCGAGCAGCACCACCACGGAAACGGTTTACGTCGACGTACAAGGCAGCAACGGCAGCGGCCTGGCCCGCACGCCGGTGACGCGTACGACGGATGCGTCCGGCAAGGTAACGGACACCGTGACGCTGTCGTCCGACATCTCCAAGGAAGCCGTGGACAAAGCCAAGGCGCAAAACGGCACCACGGTCCGCATCGTCCTCCCCGACTCTGGAGACAAGGTATCGGAAGTTAGGGTGAACATTCCGCAAGCAGCCTTGACACAGCTTAACGACGGGAAGATGAACCTGGAGCTGTCGACCGGCGACGGCGTCATCACCGTACCCGTCGCTTCACTCTCCGGTTTCGGCCAGGATCTGTATTTCCGACTCGTGCCGGTCAAGACCGAGGAAGGACGTGTACAGGTCGAGACAAGAGCCAAGCAGGAAAAGGCCGTTCAGGAATTTGTAAAGAACGAGTCTATTAAAATTTATGGTCGTCCGATGGAGATCGAAACGAATCTCCAAAGCAGAGAAGCGACGCTCTTCCTGCCGCTCAAGAGCGGACTTCCTGCCGATTCGACCGAACGCAACCGCATCTTGAACCACCTTGGCATCTATGCAGAGCACAGCGACGGCACGAAGGAACTGCTGCAAGGCAAGGTCGTCACGGTCAACAATGTGACGGGCATTCAGTTCACCGTTCAAAAATTCAGTACCTTTGCGCTCGTCTACATGGACGGCTTGAACGGCACCCAAACGCCGACTGTGCATACGCCTTATATCAACGGATTCGGCACGGACTTCCGTCCGGAGGCAACCGTGACCCGCGCCCAGATGGCCGCCATGCTCGCGCGTAACCTGCCGGACACAACGGTTACGACGGGCACCGCGGCAGACTCGGACGTGCGGTCCGGACACTGGGCGATTAACGAAATTCTGAAAGCCAAGGCAACAGGCATTATGGGCGGCATTACGGAGGATATGTTCGATCCGGAAGGCGCCGTGACACGGGCACAGATGGCAACGATCGCCGCGCGTTGGCTCCAGAAGGGACCTACTGCTGCGCAGATCACCCCGGTTCCGGGAAGCACCGCAGGCTATGGCGACGTAGCCGCCGACCACTGGGCTGCGGACGCCATCTCTTCCGTCTCGGCTGCGGGAATTATGACCGGCTACGCCGGCCAGACGTTCAAGCCGGATCAGAAGCTGACGCGCGCGGAAGCCGTCAAGGTGCTGAACCGTCTGTTCGACCGCGGCCCGCTGAGCGGGGCGACGGCAGTCACCTTCACGGACGTGCCTGCTACCCACTGGGCATACAGCGAAGTTGAAGAAGCCGCGACCAACCATACGTTCACGGTTGACGCGCAGGGCGTCGAACACATCGCCGCACCGTAA
- a CDS encoding ArsR/SmtB family transcription factor — protein sequence MNTATFGALAEPHRLGMVELLREGPLSVGDIAERLAMGQPQASKHLRVLSDAGLVESQPAANKRMYKLRQEPLQEIDEWLSAFRTSWEARLDRLDALLAEMQSKGKPKEKM from the coding sequence ATGAATACGGCGACTTTCGGCGCGCTTGCGGAGCCCCATCGCCTCGGCATGGTGGAGCTGCTGCGGGAAGGGCCGCTCTCGGTGGGCGATATCGCCGAACGGCTGGCGATGGGACAGCCCCAAGCGTCCAAGCATCTGCGCGTGCTGAGCGACGCGGGGCTGGTCGAGTCGCAGCCTGCGGCCAACAAGCGCATGTACAAGCTTCGTCAGGAGCCGCTTCAGGAAATAGACGAGTGGCTCTCTGCGTTCCGCACGTCGTGGGAAGCGCGACTCGACAGGCTGGACGCGCTGCTGGCCGAGATGCAAAGCAAGGGCAAGCCGAAGGAAAAAATGTGA
- a CDS encoding SRPBCC family protein: MTQSETSQPATRIEGRTFVIERAFDAPKELVYEAFVNPELLSKWWAPKPYTIPVCRIDLRPGGKWHYCMRSPEGQTQWVLGIYEEIRPVERVSYAITFADEQANPTDVIPKQEVTVDFADAGNGRTTLTLSFSLPTEEALHATLKMGMSEGTAMTLDTLEQEVLPTMKRG, translated from the coding sequence ATGACTCAATCTGAGACAAGTCAACCGGCTACGCGTATCGAGGGACGGACGTTCGTCATAGAGCGCGCATTCGACGCGCCGAAGGAACTGGTGTACGAGGCGTTCGTGAACCCCGAGCTGCTGTCGAAGTGGTGGGCGCCCAAGCCTTATACGATTCCAGTATGCCGGATCGACCTCAGGCCGGGCGGCAAATGGCACTACTGCATGCGCTCGCCCGAAGGTCAAACGCAGTGGGTGCTTGGAATCTACGAGGAGATTCGACCGGTCGAGCGGGTATCGTACGCCATCACCTTCGCGGACGAGCAGGCGAATCCGACCGACGTCATTCCGAAGCAGGAGGTTACCGTGGATTTTGCGGATGCGGGGAATGGACGGACGACGCTCACCTTGAGCTTCAGCCTCCCTACGGAAGAAGCGCTTCATGCGACGCTCAAGATGGGCATGAGCGAAGGTACCGCAATGACGCTGGACACGCTTGAGCAAGAAGTGCTGCCGACGATGAAGCGCGGTTGA